The Pseudolabrys sp. FHR47 genome contains a region encoding:
- the infA gene encoding translation initiation factor IF-1: MPKEEMLEFDGTVTEVLPDGNFRVKLDNEHEVLAYTAGKMRKFRIRTGVGDRVIVEMSPYDLQRGRISFRHKGDAPTSAPAQRRPNFRRR; encoded by the coding sequence ATGCCGAAAGAAGAAATGCTGGAGTTCGACGGGACGGTGACCGAAGTGTTGCCGGACGGCAATTTCCGGGTGAAGCTCGATAACGAGCACGAGGTGCTGGCCTACACCGCCGGCAAGATGCGCAAATTCCGCATCCGCACCGGTGTCGGCGACCGGGTGATCGTGGAAATGTCGCCCTACGACCTGCAGCGCGGCCGCATCAGTTTCCGGCACAAAGGCGACGCCCCGACATCGGCGCCGGCGCAGCGCCGGCCGAATTTCCGCCGCCGCTAG
- a CDS encoding DEAD/DEAH box helicase has protein sequence MTNFNNFGLAEPILRALAEEKYETPTPIQAQTIPVALTGRDIVGIAQTGTGKTASFALPILNHIVNNRMRPMQKAARVLVLSPTRELSGQIADSFRTYGRHIRPLTIELAIGGVPINRQSRGMARGAEVLVATPGRLLDLVQQRSVVLDQVEILVLDEADRMLDMGFIRDIKKIVSMLPQKRQTLFFSATMPKEITQLAESMLKNPERVSVTPESTTVERIAQRVILTEKSAKPGLLVEVIKSETIDRVLVFTRTKHGADKVVRQLETAGLPSAAIHGNKSQNQRERVLAQFRDGSLRILIATDIAARGIDVDGISHVVNYDLPNIPESYVHRIGRTARAGRDGVAISFCDHEENGFLRDIERTIRIKIPSEDKRTGRSASRPAGEPAPHHHANGRNAGGNRRGGNGQNRGRNGQGHGGQGHGGQGHGSAHGEQGQPRPQRAKGHPNGGHQNGQRNGNRPVAAAGGNGGAENIGGMKFMQRGPNRPRSHAPR, from the coding sequence TTGACTAACTTCAACAATTTCGGCCTCGCCGAACCGATCCTTCGTGCCCTCGCCGAAGAGAAATACGAAACCCCCACCCCGATCCAGGCCCAGACCATCCCCGTCGCTCTGACGGGCCGCGACATTGTCGGCATCGCCCAGACCGGCACCGGCAAGACCGCCTCGTTCGCGCTGCCGATCCTCAACCACATCGTCAACAACCGCATGCGCCCGATGCAGAAGGCCGCGCGCGTGCTGGTCTTGTCGCCGACGCGCGAACTGTCCGGCCAGATCGCCGACAGCTTCCGCACCTATGGCCGGCACATCCGCCCGCTGACGATCGAACTCGCCATCGGCGGCGTGCCGATCAACCGGCAATCCCGCGGCATGGCGCGCGGCGCCGAAGTGCTGGTAGCGACGCCGGGCCGTCTGCTCGATCTCGTTCAGCAGCGTTCGGTCGTGCTCGATCAGGTCGAAATCCTGGTGCTCGACGAAGCCGACCGCATGCTCGACATGGGCTTCATCCGCGACATCAAGAAAATTGTATCGATGCTGCCGCAGAAGCGGCAGACCTTGTTCTTCTCGGCCACCATGCCGAAGGAAATCACCCAGCTTGCCGAGTCGATGCTCAAGAATCCGGAGCGCGTGTCGGTGACGCCGGAATCGACCACTGTCGAGCGCATCGCGCAGCGCGTGATCCTCACCGAAAAGTCGGCGAAGCCGGGCCTTTTGGTCGAGGTCATCAAGTCCGAGACTATCGACCGCGTGCTGGTGTTCACCCGCACCAAGCACGGCGCCGACAAGGTTGTGCGTCAGCTCGAGACCGCCGGCCTGCCTTCGGCGGCGATCCACGGCAACAAGTCGCAGAACCAGCGCGAGCGCGTGCTCGCCCAGTTCCGTGATGGCTCGTTGCGCATCCTGATCGCGACCGACATCGCCGCGCGCGGCATCGACGTCGACGGCATCAGCCATGTCGTCAATTACGATCTGCCGAACATTCCGGAATCCTATGTGCATCGCATCGGCCGCACCGCGCGCGCCGGCCGCGACGGCGTCGCCATCTCGTTCTGCGATCACGAAGAGAACGGCTTCCTGCGCGACATCGAGCGCACCATCCGCATCAAGATCCCATCCGAGGACAAGCGCACCGGTCGCTCAGCCAGCCGGCCCGCCGGCGAGCCGGCGCCGCATCACCACGCCAATGGCCGCAATGCCGGTGGCAACCGCCGCGGCGGCAATGGTCAGAACCGCGGCCGCAACGGCCAGGGTCATGGTGGTCAAGGTCATGGCGGTCAGGGTCATGGCTCAGCTCATGGCGAGCAGGGTCAGCCGCGTCCGCAGCGCGCCAAGGGTCATCCCAATGGCGGCCACCAGAACGGCCAGCGCAACGGCAACCGCCCGGTGGCGGCGGCCGGCGGCAATGGCGGTGCCGAGAACATTGGCGGCATGAAGTTCATGCAGCGAGGCCCGAACCGCCCGCGCAGCCACGCGCCGCGCTGA